The DNA segment CCTGCCTTGATTATGATCCTAAACGATGTTAGAAGAGTGGTAAGAGAATGGTGGCATGATAAAAAAATAGAACCTGAGCACGTGGAAATAGCTTGGCAAAACGAACAACGAAAAAGCGTTACTGGCGAAGAAGATTTTATAGGTTGATCACATATTACAAGTACATGAAACGAGCATGTAAATTTGATTATCCAAATTTACACAACAGAGGATGATCAATTTTACTTGGGAGTTCCATATGGCCATTGAAAGAGAAATTTAAACATATGAAAAAAATACAATTAACGATCTTTATTTTAAGTCTGGGATTTATCAGCATGGCACAGGAAAACCTGTCACTGGCTGATGCAATTAACAAGGCTCTAAAAAATAATTATAGCATTCACATAAGTAAAGCCAACCAACAGGTGGCCGAAATAAATAACTCTTGGGGAGCTGCGGGGCGTTACCCTTACATTAACCTAAGTGCATCCAGCAATAACGCCAATGACTTTAACGATTCCGAGGACTTTACCAGAACACAGTTGATTGGAGACGCCAAAATCAACTGGACAATCTTTGATGGTTTTGCAGTAAAAATAAACAAACAACGTTTTGTGGAATTAGAGGAACAATCGCACCAGAATACTGCTATCATGGTTGAAGGCACCATTCAATCTGTTGTATTAGCTTATTACGATGCCTTATTACAAAAGAAAAAGCTAGAAACCTTCAATGAAGTGATGTCCTTATCGGAAGACAGGTATCAAAAAGTACAAATCCAGAAAGACTTAGGCAATGCTGTTACCTACGATCTATTACAAGCACAAAACGCATACTTATCTGATCGTTCGGATTATCTATTACAGGAAGTGACTTTAAAAAATGCCTTGCGTGATTTAAACTACCTGATGGCCGAAAAAGACAACCCAGCCTATACATTAACAGAAGACTTCAGCGCCATCACTATCAATTATAAGCTAACTGAATTGCAAGAGCAAATGACAAACAATAACAAGACTTTGCAAAACCAGTACATTCACCAACGCATACTTGAAAATGCGGTGGCGGCAGCAAAAAGTAACTTTTCTCC comes from the Saccharicrinis fermentans DSM 9555 = JCM 21142 genome and includes:
- a CDS encoding TolC family protein: MKKIQLTIFILSLGFISMAQENLSLADAINKALKNNYSIHISKANQQVAEINNSWGAAGRYPYINLSASSNNANDFNDSEDFTRTQLIGDAKINWTIFDGFAVKINKQRFVELEEQSHQNTAIMVEGTIQSVVLAYYDALLQKKKLETFNEVMSLSEDRYQKVQIQKDLGNAVTYDLLQAQNAYLSDRSDYLLQEVTLKNALRDLNYLMAEKDNPAYTLTEDFSAITINYKLTELQEQMTNNNKTLQNQYIHQRILENAVAAAKSNFSPTLAFQGGAQYSSTHTRYDISATTDYNATNIYGNFTLSFNLFSGGSKKRALQIAKIDEEVGVIALEDMQHDLKNNLANLYEMFLVRKELLNVAQENLAAAKLNLQISQDKFNSGAINSFNYRDVQNIYLQASQLQLEAIYNYIDTHTSLLRMTGAIVQEYE